A genomic stretch from Falco cherrug isolate bFalChe1 chromosome 1, bFalChe1.pri, whole genome shotgun sequence includes:
- the LCORL gene encoding ligand-dependent nuclear receptor corepressor-like protein isoform X4, producing MDEKCSFCNLHKETVSDRASVIGSSQSTPTEELSSQGQSNTDKIECQAENYLNALFRKKDLPQNCDPNIPLVAQELMKKMIRQFAIEYISKSSKIQENRNGSSFEPSLICKSIQMNQTENSLQEEQDSPLDLTVNRTQEQNTQQGDGVLDLSTKKSARLEEPKYDPLCSENSVSGSSSTADANSEETANLEKGKSTLNKVLESFCSYHWQQTLAMLKFLIQDENVPIVCSCKQTHLVHSETPNSLTEEDVHISFCNCNGHMLTKRCCLQNQQPNTCLPPLSVCIKDFHSLSCQAVAMGCIKTMMNKACSSHKYCAEQMQNCNRHSVKAAACTYSTKDCDLLNSIKNSNRSRSPSPPPLSPVQSKEFESLEGSVIDFPTLDNDKLEISINQPPSLLPAEGNAGEFEYEGRTCRGKETKYSDGMLLATDQESNNYYVTSEKAEKGEHSYIFQDLMDRINEKLKSIDTTDIATNLLKLSSSDRAPENDVKLGDFITSLLHNAKASDYSFMELLRQHDKQMENKIIQTRFRKRQETLCAMYNSPDSPFIRRQSLQIKRELASLDETLVRKKSISERNAKKSTKKFDKIYPNKRHSFTVVEDDTLQHFESNPYVNCQTKPMCFPVHQTESFELPLTNFQTSPSFLVLSENSAVAASQVKLANTQGDYATLKETDEIPLMDESNGNLGRTKRNIVPPGWYSVYVTNNIVFRKSSSAKKSLESLEKMKINKDVPAERCSDISKIVRDTNLQVVVERLEDTMNFARKTNSSLLDSYKISQKLKENVYEQFMNAAARRVLPFNLSEMGCTGQSFLPRSPVLSSSKIKALCVTTKKQEMVIDQEISDSLLRSLTFDSSSSASNNGDSHTTSEAVEISSPLNYSSPIKLMFVSEVNSSEGVKYTLTSAAASSKGSTDICLFQGHANTLLDKKAAGALSHAICVKDCDYSENDTKEESSCVYAEAITSSCPVGQANLNDAKQNDKVAEKSSSSESVLKRKPGRPKKIGPQVVKQVKRPIGRPPKPKIDVTESTEPRPELSSDSRGTKSAAAVMEEVNSNKNITVTVVFGRSRRTKRHVSEGNLNVISILPTQRLDSSFANDHSKAKHSAETENALTEIVRALQNSSTENKVCGYDYVRPIKSNLASPHPCSNIIQPIKKPLTTIRKPGRPAKVKISGISVTVNRVSPQERKVSISNCLPPLQQQNVLEKNVPQERKNQLCNNIGQVKSMRKDSREDGSNNVITTVSRKREIPLRHSARDRKPSLHFLHSLASSSAFTCRSALLRKSYKLHLKKAKDRKEKHRKSSQSTASKDTSELRNSGNTKKGLKDGEFGPINEVSLDPIFSSNPSLRWWPISTSSDTLLEELNNRFEQITNTWLRVGGNEFDKCVCEKRDPTEQDCSTEISNPLDSCLVELETSPIRMLFQKKCNMNELCTWFMQTTETQSLSLVRKANARNPLEVVSTREVKMETKQPDLSTCPFRKHFKKFALSSPSKPAGKLQILHNMVRSPVLSMKSNFTLARLKRNEFKKLQHDRWGQTKKLYNQPPGGWKSKKKNLQFFCQSQLFKSTSGETNDEMPKLQEKNTVEIQPTQTLVESQSSLLPTENEARDAFVQQMMGSSDFNPHPGLTNILKSHAETNGTICCQQNVRKEQSQDKLFENTWKTKTFKDCRIFLRKINHIEQHNSFKLNNVIYSAEAVESKSTQTYMEEKRHPLLRSHSTKQNALKKQENEMETSKGSNSSKVTERLDNQFHSRKLSSVNHDDNPAGSSEVLIRINKRKTPQWETTDTNIRKKHKRQSCSSGQMATYYPKYQHATSESLGATEFNRHEHRK from the exons ttcaaGCTCAACAGCTGATGCAAATTCAGAGGAAACAGCTaatttggaaaaaggaaaatcaacaCTAAACAAAGTTTTGGAGTCTTTTTGTTCATATCACTGGCAACAGACTTTGGCtatgttaaaatttttaatacaaGATGAAAATGTTCCTATAGTTTGCAGTTGCAAGCAAACACATTTGGTCCACTCTGAAACTCCCAATTCCCTTACTGAAGAGGAtgttcacatttcattttgcaattGCAATGGACATATGCTAACAAAAAGGTGCTGTTTACAAAATCAACAACCAAACACTTGTTTACCACCTCTGTCTGTCTGTATTAAAGATTTCCATTCTTTGTCATGCCAAGCTGTAGCAATGGGATGTATTAAGACAATGATGAACAAAGCATGTAGTTCTCATAAGTATTGTGctgaacaaatgcaaaattGTAACAGGCattctgtgaaagcagcagcatgtaCATACTCAACTAAGGACTGTGATCTCTtgaacagcattaaaaattcaaatagaTCCCGCAGCCCATCACCGCCTCCGCTATCGCCTGTACAGAGTAAAGAATTTGAATCTTTGGAAGGATCTGTTATAGATTTTCCAACTTTAGACAATGACAAACTTGAAATATCCATCAACCAGCCTCCATCCCTCTTGCCAGCGGAAGGAAACGCAGGAGAATTTGAATATGAAGGTAGAAcatgcagaggaaaagagacCAAATATTCAGATGGAATGTTGCTAGCAACAGACCAAGAAAGCAACAATTACTATGTAACTTCTGAGAAGGCTGAGAAAGGTGAACattcttacatttttcaagATTTAATGGATCGTattaatgaaaagttaaaatcaATAGACACTACAGATATAGCAACAAATCTTCTAAAACTTTCTAGCAGTGACAGGGCACCAGAAAATGATGTCAAATTAGGAGACTTCATAACATCTCTCTTGCATAATGCTAAGGCAAGTGATTACAGCTTTATGGAATTACTTCGCCAACATgataaacaaatggaaaataaaattatccaAACAAGATTTCGCAAGCGTCAGGAAACTTTATGTGCAATGTATAATTCTCCTGATTCACCGTTCATTCGGCGACAATCTTTGCAAATCAAGAGGGAGCTTGCAAGCCTTGATGAAActcttgtaagaaaaaaatcaatttctgagagaaatgcaaagaaatctACAAAAAAATTTGACAAAATATATCCAAATAAAAGACACAGTTTTACGGTGGTAGAAGATGACACTTTGCAACATTTTGAAAGTAATCCATATGTGAATTGCCAAACCAAACCAATGTGCTTTCCAGTTCACCAAACAGAGTCTTTCGAACTACCTCTTACTAATTTTCAAACCAGCCCCAGCTTTTTagttctttcagaaaacagtgctgTTGCAGCCAGCCAGGTAAAACTTGCAAACACACAAGGAGATTATGCAACCTTAAAAGAGACTGATGAGATTCCTTTAATGGACGAAAGTAATGGAAACTTGGGAAGAACTAAACGTAACATTGTGCCCCCTGGATGGTACTCTGTGTATGTAACGAACAATATTGTGTTTAGGAAGTCATCCAGTGCAAAAAAGTCTTTAGaaagtttggaaaaaatgaaaataaataaagatgtTCCTGCTGAAAGATGCAGTGACATAAGCAAAATTGTGAGAGACACAAATCTGCAAGTTGTTGTAGAGCGTTTAGAAGATACAATGAACTTTGCTAGAAAGACTAACAGCTCATTGTTGGATAGTTACAAAATCAgccaaaaattaaaagagaatgTTTATGAACAGTTTATGAACGCAGCTGCTAGAAGAGTCTTACCTTTCAATCTGAGTGAAATGGGATGCACAGGACAAAGCTTCCTTCCACGTTCACCTGTACTAAGCAGCAGTAAAATCAAAGCTCTGTGTGTgacaacaaagaaacaagaaatggTTATAGATCAAGAAATTAGTGATAGCCTTTTGAGATCTCTGACCTTTGATTCATCCAGTTCAGCTTCCAATAATGGGGACTCGCATACAACTTCTGAAGCTGTGGAGATCTCATCTCCCTTAAACTACTCTAGTCCTATTAAGCTTATGTTTGTCTCTGAGGTTAATAGTAGTGAAGGAGTCAAATATACTTTGACATCTGCAGCTGCATCTTCTAAAGGAAGCACAgatatttgtttgtttcagggGCATGCAAACACATTGTTAGACAAAAAGGCCGCAGGAGCTCTTTCTCATGCAATCTGTGTCAAGGATTGTGATTACAGTGAAAATGATACCAAGGAGGAGTCAAGCTGTGTTTATGCAGAAGCAATTACAAGTTCTTGTCCAGTTGGTCAAGCTAATTTAAATGATGCGAAACAGAATGACAAAGTTGCGGAGAAATCAAGCAGCAGtgaatcagttttaaaaagaaaacctggtAGACCAAAGAAAATAGGTCCTCAAGTTGTTAAGCAGGTTAAGAGACCTATTGGACGGcctccaaaaccaaaaatagaTGTGACTGAAAGCACAGAACCTAGACCTGAACTTAGCAGTGATAGTCGAGGTACCAAATCTGCTGCAGCAGTAATGGAAGAAGTTAATAGCAACAAAAACATTACTGTGACGGTTGTTTTTGGAAGGTCAAGAAGGACAAAGAGACATGTTTCTGAAGGTAATCTAAATGTAATCAGCATTCTGCCCACACAACGCCTTGATTCTAGTTTTGCCAATGACCACAGTAAAGCAAAGCATAgtgcagaaactgaaaatgctttgaCTGAAATAGTAAGAGCCTTACAGAATTCTTCTACTGAAAACAAGGTCTGTGGTTATGACTATGTCAGACCTATCAAGAGTAACCTAGCGTCACCACATCCTTGCAGCAATATTATACAGCCAATTAAGAAACCATTAACCACCATTCGAAAACCCGGTAGGccagcaaaagtaaaaatctcTGGCATATCAGTAACTGTTAATAGGGTTTCacctcaggaaagaaaagtgagTATTAGCAACTGTTTGCCTCCTTTGCAACAGCAGAATGTGTTGGAAAAAAACGTaccacaggagagaaaaaatcaACTGTGCAATAATATAGGTCAAGTAAAGAGCATGCGGAAAGATTCTAGAGAGGATGGATCAAACAATGTTATCACAACAGTGTCAAGAAAACGTGAAATTCCATTGAGACATTCTGCTAGAGACAGAAAACCCTCGCTGCATTTTTTACATTCATTAGCATCTTCTAGTGCATTTACTTGTAGAAGTGCCTTACTACGTAAATCTTACAAACTCCATTTGAAAAAAGCTAAAGATCGAAaggaaaaacacaggaaatcaAGTCAGAGCACAGCATCCAAAGATACCTCAGAACTGAGAAATTCAGGAAATACAAAAAAGGGTCTTAAGGATGGTGAATTTGGGCCCATTAATGAAGTATCATTGGATCCCATTTTTTCATCGAATCCCTCTCTCAGGTGGTGGCCTATTTCCACTTCAAGTGACACTTTGTTGGAAGAACTAAATAATAGATTTGAACAGATAACTAATACCTGGTTGCGAGTGGGGGGAAATGAGTTTGATAAATGTGTATGTGAAAAAAGGGATCCCACTGAACAAGACTGTAGTACTGAAATATCAAATCCTTTAGACTCCTGCCTTGTAGAACTTGAAACATCACCTATAAGaatgctttttcagaaaaagtgtAATATGAATGAACTCTGCACCTGGTTTATGCAAACTACAGAAACACAGTCTCTCTCTCTAGTGAGGAAGGCGAATGCCCGCAATCCTTTAGAAGTAGTTAGTACTAGAGAGGTAAAGATGGAAACTAAACAACCTGATCTTAGTACTTGCCCTTTCagaaagcactttaaaaagttTGCACTATCCTCTCCTTCTAAACCAGCAGGGAAATTACAAATATTACATAACATGGTGAGGTCTCCAGTCTTGAGcatgaaaagtaatttcacGTTAGccagattaaaaagaaatgaatttAAGAAGTTACAGCATGATAGGTGGggacaaacaaaaaagctctaTAATCAGCCTCCTGGAGGCTggaaatcaaaaaagaaaaatttacagTTCTTTTGCCAAAGCCAGTTGTTTAAAAGTACAAGTGGGGAAACCAATGATGAAATGCCCaagctccaggaaaaaaatacagtagaaatCCAGCCCACTCAGACTTTGGTTGAGTCTCAGAGTAGCCTCTTGCCAACTGAAAATGAAGCCAGAGATGCATTTGTTCAACAGATGATGGGATCTTCTGACTTTAACCCACATCCTGGTTTAACAAATATACTTAAGTCACATGCAGAGACAAATGGAACAATTTGCTGCCAACAAAATGTTAGAAAAGAACAAAGCCAAGATaaactgtttgaaaatacttggaaaaccaaaacctttaAAGATTGTAGgatatttctgagaaaaatcaACCATATTGAGCAGCACAATTCATTTAAGTTAAATAATGTCATTTATTCTGCTGAAGCTGTTGAAAGTAAAAGCACTCAGACctatatggaagaaaaaagacatcCTCTTTTAAGGTCCCATTCTACTAAGCAAAATGcattaaagaaacaagaaaatgaaatggaaacatCTAAAGGATCTAATTCTTCTAAAGTGACTGAAAGGCTGGATAACCagtttcacagcagaaaattaagTAGTGTAAACCATGATGATAATCCTGCTGGTAGTTCTGAAGTTCTTATcagaataaacaaaagaaaaactccaCAATGGGAGACCACTGATacaaatataagaaaaaagcATAAGAGACAGTCATGCAGTAGTGGACAAATGGCAACTTATTACCCAAAGTACCAA CACGCTACAAGTGAAAGTCTCGGAGCCACAGAATTCAATAGACatgaacacagaaaatga